Proteins encoded in a region of the Rhodopirellula halodulae genome:
- a CDS encoding winged helix-turn-helix domain-containing protein, producing the protein MKKADVKIGGEYFATVTNKKVTVRIDAENRSGGWDATNLSTGKKVRIKTAGRLKGSARATETPATKTRVRKRVAKKTEETTGGEKKLSCVKAALKVLADSGEPMNAQEMIAAMTEAGLWESPGGKTPHATLYSAILRDMKRGDESRFVKTERGRFTARA; encoded by the coding sequence ATGAAGAAGGCAGACGTAAAGATCGGTGGAGAATACTTCGCAACGGTCACCAACAAGAAAGTGACGGTGCGTATTGACGCAGAGAACCGAAGTGGAGGATGGGACGCAACAAACCTCTCGACGGGAAAGAAAGTGCGAATCAAGACGGCCGGCCGGTTGAAGGGTTCGGCGCGGGCTACTGAGACGCCGGCAACGAAAACGCGGGTCAGGAAACGAGTCGCGAAAAAGACGGAGGAAACCACGGGCGGTGAAAAGAAGCTCTCGTGCGTGAAAGCGGCGTTGAAGGTCCTGGCTGATAGCGGCGAACCGATGAACGCGCAAGAGATGATCGCCGCGATGACCGAAGCTGGGTTGTGGGAAAGCCCTGGCGGTAAGACGCCGCACGCGACGCTTTACTCGGCGATCCTGCGAGACATGAAACGCGGCGATGAAAGTCGCTTCGTCAAAACGGAACGTGGTCGGTTCACGGCGAGAGCATAG
- a CDS encoding DUF4314 domain-containing protein, with translation MKTNLKAGDRVRLISMTDDPDPIPAGTTGTVAGAYPQSDWTQVDVDWDNGRSLMLSIPPDVVERLPAGQTN, from the coding sequence ATGAAAACGAATCTCAAGGCGGGCGATCGCGTGCGGCTGATTTCGATGACCGACGACCCCGATCCGATTCCCGCCGGCACCACCGGAACGGTGGCCGGCGCTTATCCACAAAGCGATTGGACGCAGGTCGATGTCGACTGGGACAACGGCCGGTCGCTGATGCTTTCCATTCCACCGGACGTCGTCGAGCGACTGCCGGCCGGCCAAACGAACTAA
- a CDS encoding DNA modification methylase has product MQVEMWSLDRIKPYENNPRINDDAVDAVILSINEFGFRQPIVVDTDGVIIVGHTRFKAAKKLGLAEVPVHIATDLEPEAVKAYRIADNRTGENAQWDYDLLPLEIGGLQESGFDVELLGFDDDELAKLLDPGVTQGLTDPDDIPEPPDEAITQRGDIWILGDHRLMCGDSTSVEDLDRLLSGAKIHLCNTDPPYNVKVEPRSKNAIAAGNSSFEAGKGKTKEGPKKMRAKDRPLANDFVSDEEFDRLLKAWFGNITRVLEPGRCFYIWGGFSNIANYPPVLAAAGLYFSQAIIWDKQHPVMTRKDFMGAHEWAFYGWKEGAGHKFFGPNNATDLWHVKKIAPQKLEHLTGKPAELAVLAMQYSSRKGENVLDLFGGSGSTLIGAEQTGRKAFLMELDPPYCDVIVDRYQRFTGKKAILERTGESPIPVGAREENMR; this is encoded by the coding sequence ATGCAGGTCGAAATGTGGTCGCTTGATCGAATCAAGCCTTACGAGAACAATCCTCGCATCAATGACGACGCCGTTGATGCCGTCATCCTCTCGATCAACGAGTTCGGGTTTCGCCAGCCGATCGTGGTCGATACCGACGGTGTCATTATCGTCGGCCATACACGGTTCAAGGCGGCGAAAAAACTCGGACTCGCCGAAGTCCCCGTTCACATCGCGACGGACCTCGAACCTGAAGCGGTAAAAGCGTACCGGATCGCCGACAACCGGACTGGCGAGAACGCGCAGTGGGACTACGACCTGTTGCCCTTGGAAATCGGCGGATTACAAGAATCAGGTTTTGATGTTGAGTTGCTCGGTTTCGACGATGATGAACTCGCCAAGCTGCTCGATCCCGGTGTAACGCAGGGTTTGACGGATCCAGACGACATCCCCGAACCGCCAGACGAAGCGATCACGCAGCGCGGCGACATTTGGATCCTCGGCGACCATCGACTGATGTGTGGTGACTCGACCAGCGTCGAAGACCTCGATCGTCTGCTCTCCGGCGCGAAGATTCACCTTTGCAATACCGATCCACCGTACAACGTGAAGGTGGAACCTCGCAGCAAGAATGCGATCGCGGCCGGCAATTCGTCGTTCGAGGCTGGCAAGGGCAAGACGAAGGAAGGCCCGAAGAAGATGCGGGCCAAGGATCGGCCGCTTGCGAATGACTTTGTGTCCGACGAAGAGTTCGACCGATTGTTGAAAGCGTGGTTTGGCAACATCACTCGCGTGCTCGAACCCGGCCGTTGCTTTTACATCTGGGGTGGCTTCTCCAACATCGCCAACTACCCGCCGGTCCTGGCCGCAGCCGGTTTGTATTTTTCCCAGGCCATCATCTGGGACAAGCAACACCCCGTGATGACCCGCAAAGACTTCATGGGGGCACATGAATGGGCGTTCTATGGATGGAAAGAAGGTGCTGGTCACAAATTCTTTGGGCCAAACAACGCGACGGACCTGTGGCACGTCAAGAAGATCGCTCCGCAGAAGCTCGAACACCTCACCGGCAAGCCCGCCGAACTCGCGGTTTTGGCGATGCAATACTCGTCGCGGAAAGGCGAGAACGTGCTCGACTTGTTTGGCGGCAGTGGCTCGACGCTGATCGGCGCGGAGCAGACGGGGCGCAAGGCATTCTTGATGGAACTCGATCCGCCGTACTGCGACGTGATCGTTGATCGCTACCAACGCTTCACCGGCAAGAAAGCAATCCTCGAACGGACCGGCGAATCGCCGATCCCAGTTGGAGCACGCGAGGAGAACATGCGGTGA
- a CDS encoding bifunctional DNA primase/polymerase: MREQVAIYRQRGWYCVPLRPRSKSPSRRDWTKLRLKPEAFPENSNIGIILGEPSGWIVDVDLDCAEAIELADQYLPPTVAVTGRPSAPRSHRWYIAAGATTEKHQDPNDGSMIVELRSTGTQTVVGPSIHPEGEPYDVLDNEPATVPAPMLAACVKALADAVIVKRGLSFQLANPVTSQAGSLRHAGNDVETRAIAYLNAMPPAIAGSSGHSQTFAAATALVHGFGIEPDRALAILAADYNPRCSPPWSDRELQHKINQAATKSHDRPFGWLRDDGPMETASEVDLSGFMTKPKMTVSEDAKPSSKFTGIADPGMLPERLFEVPGFVRRVMDFSLANAPYPNIGLAFCGAMALQSFLAGRKVATAGDLRTNLYLLALAGSGTGKEFPRKVNSQVLFQIGEANSIGDKFASGEGIQDALVRSGRMLFQNDEMDGVLRQINLDRENSRESIPNILLTLYTSAGDVYPIRVKANQKEAIHVDQPHLTLFGTATPQYFYESLSKRMLTNGFFARLNIIDVGKRGKGQTPGSARDVPEEVLEIAKWWADFEPGTGNFMKFHPKPLRVAFTPEAETAITQLREQTEVEYDKADDAGDEVARAAWSRTCEHAKKLALIYAVSENHLQPTIKIDAVRWASEFSLHQTRRQLYLASVHVAENPFHAECLKFKKRLADRPNYTMARREMMRSMTLKASDFDQIVQTLMQQEDIEPVTIETRTKPASGYRLTTVPDLPKQSVSQSVSDDADDSDVLATNANDLGLE; the protein is encoded by the coding sequence GTGCGGGAACAAGTTGCGATTTATCGCCAGCGTGGCTGGTACTGCGTGCCGCTGCGCCCTCGGTCAAAGTCGCCGTCGCGCCGTGACTGGACCAAGTTGCGATTGAAGCCCGAAGCGTTTCCCGAGAACAGCAATATCGGCATCATTCTCGGCGAGCCATCCGGTTGGATCGTGGACGTCGATCTCGATTGCGCCGAAGCGATCGAACTGGCCGATCAATATCTGCCACCGACTGTGGCAGTAACTGGCCGGCCGTCGGCACCCCGTTCGCATCGTTGGTACATCGCGGCTGGCGCGACCACGGAAAAGCACCAAGACCCCAACGACGGTTCGATGATCGTCGAGCTGCGATCCACCGGAACTCAAACCGTTGTCGGCCCCAGCATCCATCCCGAAGGCGAACCTTACGATGTCCTCGACAATGAACCCGCAACCGTTCCTGCGCCCATGTTGGCTGCGTGCGTGAAAGCTCTGGCTGACGCCGTGATCGTCAAACGTGGCTTAAGCTTCCAGCTTGCGAACCCTGTAACATCGCAGGCTGGAAGCCTACGCCACGCGGGCAACGATGTCGAAACCCGAGCCATTGCCTACTTGAACGCCATGCCGCCAGCGATTGCGGGCAGCAGCGGTCACTCGCAAACGTTCGCCGCCGCGACCGCTCTCGTTCATGGCTTCGGCATCGAACCGGATCGTGCCCTGGCGATTCTCGCGGCGGACTACAACCCTCGATGTTCGCCGCCCTGGTCCGATCGCGAACTGCAACACAAAATCAACCAAGCCGCCACTAAATCTCACGACCGGCCGTTTGGTTGGCTCCGCGATGACGGTCCGATGGAAACGGCAAGCGAAGTCGATCTGTCTGGGTTCATGACGAAACCGAAGATGACGGTTTCCGAAGACGCAAAGCCATCGTCCAAGTTCACGGGAATCGCGGATCCTGGGATGTTGCCCGAGCGGCTGTTTGAAGTTCCCGGATTCGTTCGCCGCGTCATGGACTTCTCGCTCGCCAACGCGCCTTACCCGAATATCGGCCTTGCCTTTTGCGGCGCGATGGCGTTGCAGTCGTTTCTGGCCGGTCGCAAAGTCGCCACGGCCGGTGATCTTCGTACGAATCTCTACCTGCTCGCGCTCGCTGGCAGCGGAACCGGTAAAGAATTCCCTCGAAAGGTCAATTCGCAAGTCTTGTTTCAGATCGGCGAGGCGAATTCGATCGGTGACAAGTTCGCATCCGGCGAAGGGATCCAGGACGCCCTGGTTCGCAGCGGACGCATGCTGTTTCAAAACGACGAAATGGATGGCGTTCTGCGGCAGATTAATCTCGACCGTGAGAACAGCCGCGAATCGATTCCGAACATTTTGCTGACGCTCTACACATCCGCCGGCGATGTCTATCCGATCCGCGTGAAGGCGAATCAGAAAGAGGCAATCCATGTCGATCAGCCGCACCTGACGCTGTTCGGCACCGCGACGCCTCAATACTTCTACGAGTCGTTATCGAAGCGAATGTTGACCAACGGGTTCTTTGCCCGGCTGAATATCATCGACGTCGGCAAGCGTGGCAAAGGGCAAACGCCCGGATCGGCAAGAGACGTTCCCGAGGAGGTTTTGGAGATCGCGAAGTGGTGGGCGGATTTCGAGCCGGGCACTGGCAATTTCATGAAGTTCCATCCCAAACCGCTGCGTGTAGCGTTCACGCCCGAAGCGGAGACCGCAATCACGCAGTTGCGTGAACAAACCGAGGTGGAATACGACAAGGCCGACGACGCTGGGGACGAGGTGGCTCGTGCCGCATGGAGCCGGACGTGTGAGCATGCCAAGAAGCTGGCGTTGATCTACGCGGTCAGCGAAAACCATCTTCAGCCCACGATCAAAATTGATGCCGTGCGTTGGGCCAGCGAGTTTTCGCTGCACCAAACCCGCCGGCAGCTCTACCTCGCATCGGTTCACGTCGCCGAGAACCCGTTTCACGCTGAGTGCTTGAAATTCAAGAAACGTCTCGCCGACCGACCCAACTACACCATGGCTCGCCGTGAAATGATGCGTTCGATGACGTTGAAGGCAAGCGACTTCGATCAAATCGTACAAACGCTGATGCAGCAAGAAGACATCGAACCGGTCACGATCGAAACGCGAACCAAACCGGCGTCGGGCTATCGCCTCACCACGGTGCCCGATCTGCCCAAACAATCCGTCAGCCAATCCGTCAGCGATGATGCGGACGATTCTGACGTGTTGGCGACCAATGCGAACGATTTAGGCCTGGAATGA
- a CDS encoding DEAD/DEAH box helicase: protein MKLRSYQQAAVDAVYDHLRNRDDNPVAVLPTGAGKSLVLARIASDAVGQWNGRVLILAHVKELLEQNADKVRRLCPDIKVGLYSAGLKKRDTNTPVLVAGIQSIYKRACDLDPFDLIVVDEAHLISKKGDGMYRQFLADCKVINPHVRVIGLTATPFRLDSGMICSPEHFLNQVCYEIGIKELIRDGYLSPLISKAGVHRADFGGLHIRAGEFVSEEVDSLVNDDALVSAACGEIVELTVDRRAVLIFASSVAHGRRVVEVLRENHGIECGFVTGETPAGERDELLARFRGDAPTSLIETEPLRFLCNVNVLTTGFDAPRVDCVVMLRPTMSPGLLYQCVGRGFRLHPGKENCLVLDFGGNIERHGPIDQIKPKDKAKRPDQCPPAKECEKCHALVACGYANCPECGHPFPPPEREAHDAEASEAGVLSGEVTDTEYDVQDIIYRVHRKRDADEDAPRCLRVDYMIGLERWQSEFICIEHSGYARRKAEAWWSERCLDPCPSNAEEAVDIAGSGLLAATEKLIVRSIAGQKYDRIIKQTLGEIPNAALEEAPF from the coding sequence ATGAAACTGCGGTCCTATCAACAAGCCGCTGTCGATGCGGTCTACGATCACCTGCGAAACCGCGACGACAACCCCGTTGCCGTCCTACCGACCGGTGCGGGTAAGAGTCTCGTGCTAGCGAGGATCGCATCTGATGCCGTTGGGCAATGGAATGGTCGCGTATTGATCTTGGCGCATGTCAAAGAGCTGCTCGAACAGAATGCCGACAAGGTGCGTCGTCTGTGTCCCGACATCAAGGTCGGCCTGTATTCAGCTGGCCTCAAGAAACGCGACACGAATACACCGGTTCTCGTTGCCGGCATTCAGAGTATCTACAAACGAGCGTGTGACCTCGATCCATTTGATCTGATCGTCGTCGACGAAGCCCATCTGATTTCAAAGAAGGGCGACGGCATGTATCGGCAGTTCCTTGCCGACTGCAAGGTTATCAATCCGCACGTCCGCGTGATCGGCTTGACCGCGACGCCATTTCGGCTCGACTCCGGCATGATCTGTTCGCCTGAGCATTTCTTGAATCAAGTCTGTTACGAAATTGGTATCAAGGAATTGATCCGTGATGGATACCTGAGTCCGCTCATTTCCAAAGCTGGCGTTCACCGAGCGGATTTCGGCGGTCTGCACATCCGCGCTGGCGAGTTCGTCAGCGAAGAAGTGGACTCTTTGGTCAACGACGACGCCCTCGTGTCCGCCGCGTGTGGCGAAATCGTTGAACTGACGGTCGATCGCCGGGCAGTGTTGATCTTTGCGTCGTCCGTCGCACACGGGCGGCGTGTCGTTGAAGTGTTGCGGGAAAATCACGGCATCGAGTGCGGTTTCGTGACCGGCGAAACACCAGCGGGCGAACGAGACGAACTGTTGGCCCGCTTCCGTGGCGATGCCCCAACATCGTTGATCGAAACCGAACCGCTACGCTTTCTCTGCAACGTAAACGTGCTCACCACCGGTTTCGACGCACCGCGAGTCGATTGCGTGGTGATGCTGCGTCCCACGATGTCGCCTGGCTTGCTTTATCAATGCGTCGGCCGCGGCTTTCGCTTGCATCCCGGCAAGGAAAACTGCCTGGTCCTCGACTTTGGCGGCAACATTGAACGCCACGGACCGATCGACCAGATCAAGCCGAAAGACAAAGCCAAACGGCCGGACCAATGCCCACCTGCAAAAGAATGCGAGAAATGTCACGCCTTGGTTGCATGTGGCTATGCCAACTGTCCCGAGTGCGGACATCCGTTTCCGCCACCCGAGCGAGAAGCCCATGATGCCGAGGCAAGCGAGGCCGGAGTATTGTCTGGCGAAGTGACCGACACCGAGTACGACGTTCAAGACATCATCTATCGCGTCCATCGCAAACGTGATGCAGACGAAGACGCACCACGATGCCTGCGCGTCGACTACATGATCGGCCTCGAACGTTGGCAAAGCGAGTTCATCTGCATCGAGCACTCCGGCTACGCGAGACGGAAAGCTGAAGCATGGTGGAGTGAGCGCTGCCTTGATCCCTGCCCATCGAACGCGGAAGAAGCGGTTGATATCGCCGGCTCGGGGCTTCTCGCGGCGACCGAAAAGCTGATTGTTCGCTCAATCGCAGGCCAGAAATACGATCGCATCATCAAGCAGACACTCGGCGAGATTCCAAATGCGGCATTGGAAGAGGCACCATTTTGA
- a CDS encoding RusA family crossover junction endodeoxyribonuclease — translation MIRLTLPYPPSVNHYWRHVGNRVLISKEGRKYRAAVSSLLNRKNIETLTGDLIVDIVVHPPDRRRRDVDNCLKAMLDSMQWGGAYEDDSQIVRLTIEKREQAPKAGNAEVVIQRIPAPIGKAGFRSCLRCDEAFVSTGPGNRICESCTFINDLLPPALPIERGSKRHNGELM, via the coding sequence ATGATCCGACTCACGTTGCCCTATCCGCCTTCGGTCAATCATTACTGGCGACACGTTGGCAACCGTGTGTTGATCAGCAAGGAAGGCAGAAAGTATCGAGCGGCCGTCAGTTCGCTTCTGAATCGCAAGAACATCGAAACGCTGACGGGAGACTTGATCGTCGACATCGTCGTCCATCCGCCCGATCGACGCCGGCGTGATGTCGATAACTGTTTGAAGGCGATGCTGGACTCAATGCAGTGGGGCGGTGCGTACGAGGACGATAGCCAGATCGTGCGATTGACGATCGAGAAACGGGAGCAGGCACCGAAAGCGGGCAACGCCGAAGTTGTGATTCAACGCATCCCTGCGCCGATCGGGAAAGCCGGCTTTCGCTCATGCTTGCGTTGCGACGAGGCCTTTGTTTCCACCGGGCCTGGCAATCGCATCTGCGAGAGTTGCACTTTCATCAATGACCTGCTGCCACCAGCGCTGCCAATCGAACGAGGTAGCAAACGGCACAACGGGGAGTTGATGTGA
- a CDS encoding DUF669 domain-containing protein: protein MANLNGFDANTVEPADDLEPIPSGKYVAVITDSEMKPTKSGTGNYLQLTFQIVEGEYANRLLWVRLNLDNPNATAVEIARRELSAICRSVGVLVPTDSADLHNLPCVIHVRVKRRNDTGELQNEVKGYSKKDAVAQPIAASQVSGTDDQSASPPWKR, encoded by the coding sequence ATGGCAAACCTCAACGGCTTTGATGCCAACACCGTCGAACCAGCCGACGACCTCGAACCGATCCCTTCTGGCAAGTACGTCGCCGTCATCACTGACAGCGAAATGAAACCCACGAAATCTGGCACGGGCAACTATCTGCAGTTGACGTTTCAGATCGTGGAGGGCGAGTACGCAAACCGTCTTCTCTGGGTGCGTCTCAACCTCGACAACCCCAACGCGACCGCGGTGGAAATCGCCCGGCGGGAGTTGTCTGCGATCTGCCGGTCGGTTGGCGTCTTGGTGCCAACCGACTCGGCGGACTTACACAACTTGCCATGCGTGATTCATGTGCGTGTGAAACGCCGCAATGACACCGGCGAGTTGCAAAACGAAGTGAAGGGCTACTCGAAGAAAGACGCTGTTGCCCAGCCGATCGCCGCGTCGCAAGTCAGCGGTACGGACGACCAGTCCGCGTCCCCGCCTTGGAAGCGTTAA
- a CDS encoding ATP-binding protein, producing MTNLLETIQSGRQSKPPRVLLYGVEGIGKSTFGSEAPRAIFIQTEDGLDEIECDRFPLATKFDDVVAALKTLVNEKHDYESVVIDSLDWLERLVWDKLCQQYAVESIEKVDGGYARGYMHALSLWREVLDLLNVLRSRGMVTVLIAHSKVERFEDPESSPYDRYSPRLHKHAAALVKEWCDAVLFATRKMRTQSEDGGFNRKRTIAHAIGKDGGERVVRAYGSPSCVAKNRYGIAEELPLSWAAFVAAMSAN from the coding sequence ATGACCAACTTACTCGAAACCATTCAATCTGGCCGGCAATCGAAGCCGCCTCGCGTTTTGCTGTACGGTGTCGAGGGCATCGGCAAGTCAACGTTCGGCAGCGAAGCCCCCAGGGCGATCTTCATTCAAACCGAAGACGGTCTCGACGAAATCGAATGCGATCGCTTTCCGCTAGCGACGAAATTCGATGATGTCGTCGCTGCGTTGAAAACGCTCGTCAATGAGAAGCACGATTACGAATCTGTCGTGATCGACTCGCTCGATTGGCTAGAGCGTCTTGTCTGGGACAAGCTCTGTCAGCAGTACGCCGTCGAGTCGATCGAAAAGGTCGACGGCGGTTACGCTCGCGGTTACATGCACGCCCTCTCCCTGTGGCGTGAAGTGCTCGACCTACTCAATGTGCTGCGTTCGCGTGGCATGGTGACGGTCTTGATCGCCCATTCCAAAGTCGAACGGTTTGAGGATCCCGAATCCTCACCCTACGACCGCTATTCGCCGCGACTGCACAAGCACGCCGCTGCCCTCGTGAAAGAGTGGTGCGACGCCGTGCTGTTCGCGACTCGCAAGATGCGAACGCAAAGCGAAGACGGCGGCTTCAATCGTAAACGCACCATCGCTCATGCGATCGGCAAAGACGGCGGCGAACGCGTCGTGCGTGCTTACGGATCGCCCAGTTGCGTTGCCAAGAATCGTTACGGCATCGCTGAAGAATTGCCGCTCTCGTGGGCGGCGTTCGTGGCAGCGATGTCGGCCAACTGA
- a CDS encoding sigma factor: MSANTQADGKRLGEEILNDFAMKTARIKAEQLHRRPEFSDCDAEDIAQELLMYLIQKADCFDPARSKVNTFINRVINSGVRELLRSRKRHKRHPIEDGVQMQSFETPVDTVDETFATLGGEICDEDQNRRNQSSYSDPLDAIDEADALEVAMQTMPAELRRVCEYLRCHSMSSTMEKFRLPRRRFNTVRAEIAKHLKKYGVTNF; the protein is encoded by the coding sequence ATGAGTGCGAATACTCAAGCGGACGGCAAACGGCTCGGCGAAGAAATTCTTAACGATTTCGCCATGAAGACGGCGCGGATCAAGGCCGAGCAACTTCATCGGCGACCGGAATTCAGTGACTGTGACGCCGAAGACATCGCTCAAGAGTTGCTGATGTACTTGATCCAGAAGGCCGACTGTTTCGACCCGGCGCGATCGAAGGTGAACACGTTCATCAATCGAGTCATCAACTCGGGCGTGCGAGAGCTGTTGCGATCGAGGAAACGCCACAAACGGCACCCGATCGAAGATGGCGTGCAAATGCAGTCGTTTGAGACGCCCGTCGACACGGTGGATGAAACGTTCGCGACTCTGGGTGGCGAAATCTGTGACGAGGACCAGAACCGACGAAACCAGTCGTCCTACAGCGATCCGCTGGACGCGATCGACGAAGCGGACGCTTTGGAGGTCGCGATGCAGACGATGCCCGCGGAATTGCGGCGGGTGTGCGAGTACCTGCGTTGTCATTCGATGAGCAGCACGATGGAAAAGTTTCGCCTGCCACGTCGACGATTCAACACGGTGCGTGCCGAGATCGCCAAGCACTTGAAGAAGTACGGCGTGACCAATTTCTGA
- a CDS encoding GNAT family N-acetyltransferase → MIHRDLKDVVAIDVAATCAPWSNDDYKSRLSQRNTVAMVIELPRVGRRKPVIVGSMVYQLHKQHVELERIFIKPEYQLCSFGRQLISELRSRLSRERRTRIKVTVEESNLRLLLFFQAVGFSAVESSGNRIAMEHWWNDDPSPFRDLEKRQRSGSTRSPRDDHDQEGDNRIGV, encoded by the coding sequence ATGATCCATCGAGATTTGAAAGATGTTGTGGCGATTGATGTTGCGGCAACCTGTGCTCCGTGGAGCAATGACGACTACAAAAGTCGTCTGAGTCAACGAAATACAGTCGCCATGGTGATTGAGTTGCCTCGTGTCGGCCGCCGCAAGCCCGTGATTGTCGGTTCCATGGTCTATCAACTCCACAAGCAGCATGTCGAGTTGGAACGGATCTTTATCAAGCCAGAGTATCAATTGTGTTCATTTGGGCGGCAATTGATTTCTGAGCTGCGATCGAGATTGAGCCGAGAACGTCGGACGCGGATCAAAGTCACGGTCGAGGAATCCAATCTTCGCCTCTTGCTGTTTTTTCAAGCGGTCGGGTTTTCTGCGGTTGAATCGTCTGGCAACAGAATTGCCATGGAGCATTGGTGGAACGACGACCCCAGTCCGTTTCGCGACCTTGAAAAGCGTCAGCGATCCGGATCAACGCGGTCACCGCGCGATGACCATGATCAAGAGGGCGACAACCGTATCGGTGTCTAA